Genomic window (Salinibacterium sp. M195):
CCAACTTGGCCGCAGCCCTGTTCACGCACAAGAGCATCAAGACAACGGAAATGCGTGCCAAGCGCTTGCGTCCCGTTGCTGAGCGCCTGATCACGTTCGCGAAGAAGGGTGACTTGCACAACCGTCGCCGCGCGCTCGGAATCATTGGCGACAAGACCGTCATCCACGAACTCTTCACGGTTATCGCACCGCAGGTTGAGAACCGTGACGGCGGCTACACCCGCATCACGAAGCTTGGCTTCCGCAAGGGAGACAACGCTTCGATGGTTCAGATGGAGCTCGTTCTTGAGCCCGTAACACCTAAGAAGAAGTCGCCGAAGGCTGCCGCTAAGGCAGAGCCGAAGGCCGCTGCAGAAGAGCCAGCCGTTGAGGAAGCTCCTGTTGACGAAGTTGCAACCGAAGACGTAGCCGTTGAGGCTCCTGCTGAGGACGCTGCTGCAGAGACTGCAGAAGAGAAGTAACTTTCTTCGTGAGAGAAAACCCCGGTTCCGCCTCGTGCGGGCCGGGGT
Coding sequences:
- the rplQ gene encoding 50S ribosomal protein L17, with amino-acid sequence MPTPTKGPRLGGGPAHERHMLANLAAALFTHKSIKTTEMRAKRLRPVAERLITFAKKGDLHNRRRALGIIGDKTVIHELFTVIAPQVENRDGGYTRITKLGFRKGDNASMVQMELVLEPVTPKKKSPKAAAKAEPKAAAEEPAVEEAPVDEVATEDVAVEAPAEDAAAETAEEK